The sequence GCGGGCTTCCTCTTCGGTTTCGAACCGCTCGCTCAGCTCGGCCTTAAGCATATTGCCATTGGCCAGTTCGAACTCAGCCGTTACCTTAAAACTGGCCTCCCCCTCGTGTGCTTCTATCTCGCGTTCCCGCTCTACAATTAAGCGCACCGCTACCGACTGCACCCGGCCGGCGCTGAGGCCCGGCTTGACCTTGCGCCACAAAATCGGCGAAAGCTCGTACCCCACCAGTCTATCTAGCACGCGTCTGGCCTGCTGTGCGTCTACCAAACGCTTATCGACCGTACGGGGGTTGGCTACTGCGCGTTTAATGGCCGGTTCGGTGATTTCGTGGAACACAATGCGTTTGGTTGCATCTGGCTTTAGCCCCAGCGCTTCACACAAATGCCAGGCGATCGCCTCCCCTTCGCGGTCTTCATCACTGGCCAGCCAGACCGTCTTTGCTCCCTTGGCCAGTTTTTTGAGCTCAGATACCACCTTTTTCTTATCGGGAGATATTTCGTAGGTCGGTTCAAAGTTGTGCTCAATATCTATAGACATGCCTTTTTTCGGCAGGTCGCGTACGTGTCCGTAGCTAGCCACCACATCGAACTCCTTGCCTAGGTATTTCTCGATAGTTTTAGCTTTAGCTGGGGACTCTACGATTACTAAATTACGAGTGCTCATAATTTAGTAAAGATATATAACATCCCTGGCCATTGCAATATGTTAATAAACTTTACCTAAGTTTATCTATCTCCTCTGCCATCTCTACGTCTTTTGGTCGGATCGTCTTATATTTATGGGTCCAGAGGGTTATTTGGACCACGTTATAAAAATTGCTCATATCGGGGTGGTGCTGCATCTTCTCGGCCAGCATGGCAACTCGCGTCATAAACGCGAAAGCTTCATTGAAGTCTGTAAACTTGAATTCGGCATGCAGCTTTTCATCTTGCTCGTGCCAGTTTTCTAGCTTCTTAATCTTTTCTAAAAGCTCACTATCCATAGCTTGGTTATAGGCTTTTATGGCTTTAAGTTCAATATATTTAAATGCAAATGAAAAGGGGCCGGCATTTCTGCCGGCCCCTGAGGAGCCCTCCTGGCTGTGCTACTTCCGCTTCTTTTTACCGCTGCCAATCTTAATGGCTTTGGTAGTATCGGTGTCTGCTAGCCAGCCGTTATCTGGCAGGTAGCGAACCCGGTAGCGAACAGAACGCTTGGCTTTGACAGGGAAGGTCGCTTTGCAGTAACCTCCCTGCACCGGCACCTCGGCAAATTGACGGACGATGCCGCCAATTTTGTCGAAGGCGCACATGCCTGTGGGGTTACCAGCTGGCGATTGCACCCTGGCTGTCAGTGAGATCTTGGACCTCGGGCTGCTCACCCTACGGGGATAGCTGATGAATGTGATTGCCGTACTATGCTCCACCGTTGCGATGAACGAAAACGGCCACATCAGATCTTCCGGGGATTTTGATTCATTGGCAGCGTGCATGGACCAGAGACCTGTTGATGGGGGCGTGAAGGTAAATTCACTTTTCCCCCCTCCAGTCTCCTGACGTCCCTGTCCTATTGCCATATTGAACTTGTAGTCATCAATGGCTGGATCGTAGAACGAAACTACAGGCTGTGATCGGTCGGGGTCTTCCCCGCTACCGTTTCCACTCCACCTGAAAGTCACCATGTCACCGGCGTATACAGGCAAGCGCCAGAACTCCTTCTTCTTCCCACCCCCGGTAGTCAGTTCTCCATACTGAACCGCCGGAGCGGTGGCGATCGAATCGCCGCCGGCCGCCTGGGCCGGTACCGTGGTGCCAAGAATCAGCACCATCAGCAGGACAACCATGAGGCCACACGGCCAATTGCGCCACATATAGGGCTCCTTTGTAATGATCGAGTGTGATTTACACTAAAGCGAATACTTTAACATAAAAGGTATAAATAGTCAATATTCTGAAAGAACTTAAGTTCTATATCTTTACCAAAGAAGCAAATAATAATAGATATTTCTTGGTGATACTTTTGTGAGCACAAAAGTAACCAAAAAGCTCCCGGCACCGTCTTGGTCTTACGCCCCATAATGCTCACTCCGCTCAGCACTCGATTCGCACCAACTATCTGTTGCTGCGGAACTCGGGCTTTCAGCCCTCAAACAGTCCTCGCAAGCAGATTACTTCCTGCTCCCTCGCTTGAGGTCGCTCGAGTGCCGGTGTTAGAGATTATAAATATATGGTTTTACCCCAAAAACGCACGCAACCTACGAGAGTTGCGGGCTACTAAGTTTTTTGCGGGTAAAACAAATCAGCGCCCCGCAGGGGTATTAGGAGTAAGCAATATTGGAGCGCGTGAGACGGTTATGATTCTGATAACGGCAGCTTGGACTTTGGGGAAGAAGAGGTGGTTATATCAGTTCGAGCTGGGGCTTCTTCTGGGTAACAGTGTGGACGCCTTCAATATAATTGCAGTAATCGCAAGAAGGTGAAGCCTTTGGGATGCTATCCTCCCCCAGACAGCGGCGGGCGTCAATTATGGCCTGTTCCACCCAGCTGTCATCCCCCTTATAGGGAATCACTTTAATGTCGAACTCCAGCTTGCCATCAAAGGCTTTGGCATCTTTACGACCATTGCAGTACACAAAGTAGCCGGTGCGGGCCACATTAAACTTGTTCTTGCGCAACAGCCACTGGTAGATCTCCATCTGTCGGCGGTAGCCTATTTGCCAATCGGCATCAATCCCCACTTCACCATTTTTTGAAGTGGCCTTGTAATCCACTACAATCAGTTCCTGAGATGGGTTAATCCAAATATCATCGACTGCTCCGAATATCATCAGATTGGTCAGCTTGTGGTGGTACTCCACCCCCTTAAAGTTGTTCCGCCAAACATCCATTTTCAGGTGTTGGTAAGGAATGGCATCTACCTTATAAGTCTCCTGCAGAGGGTGCCTAGTGCCGTTTACCCGATGAATGTCGAACTCTTTTTTAAGAAGTGTGTCTACAGCGCTGTTTAAGTTAAACGGAAAACCGGCCGGGCGGTCTACGCCAAGCCGGCGATCGATATAAAAGCATCTTGAGCAGTTCAAAAACAGGTCCAGCCGGCTGCGGCTGAGCTTAAACGGACTTTTTGACTTCGGATCAAACAGCCCCCTGCTCCGTTTGGCTACTGTAGTCTGCATACCAACATTATAGCAGAAACGCTTATGTACCCCGCAGCAGCCTAAAAGAGTCCGGTGCGGTCTTCGGCCTCACTTTTTTTGCGCTCGGCCTCGGTTCGCTGGTCGGCGGCATCTGCAATTTCAGATTCGGCTTCTTTAATCTGCTGCTCTTTTTCACTTGCTTCATATTCTAGGTCTTCAACTTCAGATTGCAGGCTTTCGGCCTCACGCTTTTTGCGTTCTGCTTCGGCTTTAAGTTCTTCTGGTCCCATAATTACCTCCTTTGGTATTTTAACTATCGGCCCATACTATACGATTGGGCAAAATTACAGTTAAATGTCTATTACCTTACTGCTCGGTTTCCGTGCCTTGGGTTTACGCCCGAAACGGCTTATTTTATACACCAAGTACACCAGAAACAACGGCCAGATGATAATTACAGCCACTGCGGCTATGGCAAAGCTGATCATTCTGAATAACGGGTGCGATAGCAAGAATCGGGCTACTCGGTAGCGCCGGTAGTAGCCTAGAATCTTCACGGTATCAGACTTGCCAGGAAGTAATCGT is a genomic window of Candidatus Dormiibacterota bacterium containing:
- a CDS encoding 4a-hydroxytetrahydrobiopterin dehydratase; the encoded protein is MDSELLEKIKKLENWHEQDEKLHAEFKFTDFNEAFAFMTRVAMLAEKMQHHPDMSNFYNVVQITLWTHKYKTIRPKDVEMAEEIDKLR
- a CDS encoding PD-(D/E)XK nuclease family protein, whose translation is MQTTVAKRSRGLFDPKSKSPFKLSRSRLDLFLNCSRCFYIDRRLGVDRPAGFPFNLNSAVDTLLKKEFDIHRVNGTRHPLQETYKVDAIPYQHLKMDVWRNNFKGVEYHHKLTNLMIFGAVDDIWINPSQELIVVDYKATSKNGEVGIDADWQIGYRRQMEIYQWLLRKNKFNVARTGYFVYCNGRKDAKAFDGKLEFDIKVIPYKGDDSWVEQAIIDARRCLGEDSIPKASPSCDYCNYIEGVHTVTQKKPQLELI